Proteins encoded within one genomic window of Synergistaceae bacterium:
- a CDS encoding V-type ATPase subunit yields MLLSAGERASASAKARVFRGRMLSREDYMRLLECETVGAIASFLSRTEAYGRYFDGTPHPEELRRWELEEIITLVPVMEEAPFGRYLGRMRSSLLDAWGARFDVEVIKRVLRMIVTGLGSREALRRWVGSAPLSLADEERLLSAQSLRDVLESVRGGPLEKVLGDPLRRVEKEARGEALFHAKTAMDSFFLTRILSEARKLPVPERRWVRR; encoded by the coding sequence ATGCTTCTCTCCGCGGGTGAAAGGGCCTCCGCGTCCGCCAAGGCTCGCGTCTTTCGGGGAAGGATGCTCTCCCGGGAGGATTATATGCGCCTGCTGGAGTGCGAGACGGTCGGGGCGATCGCGTCCTTCCTTTCTCGTACGGAGGCCTACGGCCGATATTTCGACGGCACTCCGCACCCGGAGGAGCTTCGCAGGTGGGAGCTGGAGGAGATTATCACACTGGTGCCCGTCATGGAGGAGGCGCCCTTCGGCCGCTACCTGGGGCGGATGCGCTCTTCCCTGCTGGACGCCTGGGGCGCGCGCTTCGATGTCGAGGTCATCAAGCGGGTCCTTCGGATGATCGTAACAGGGCTCGGCAGCCGGGAGGCGCTTCGGCGCTGGGTCGGCTCCGCGCCCCTCTCCCTGGCCGACGAGGAGAGGCTGCTCTCGGCGCAATCGCTTCGCGATGTGCTGGAATCGGTCAGGGGCGGGCCCCTCGAGAAAGTGCTGGGCGATCCTCTGCGGCGGGTCGAGAAGGAGGCGAGGGGGGAGGCCCTGTTCCATGCCAAGACCGCGATGGACTCGTTCTTTCTCACCCGTATCCTCTCCGAGGCAAGGAAGCTGCCCGTGCCGGAGCGCAGGTGGGTGAGGCGG
- a CDS encoding V-type ATP synthase subunit D — MVPKVAPTRGNAVRIASSLRLAEKGRGLLEQKRTILLMELTGRIREARELQESLERVFADAYFSLQMAGLSLGIDNVEELAYSAPESDDFKIRLRSVMGVEIPRVDPVDRPPELCYSFLGTSGVLDAAYSRAREVLSLIARLAEVETSVYRLATQIRRTLRRVNALEKVVVPTQRAALAWIASVLEENDREDFIRMKMAREGLSEGGAEG, encoded by the coding sequence GTGGTTCCGAAGGTTGCGCCGACGCGGGGGAATGCGGTGAGGATCGCCTCCTCCCTTAGGCTGGCTGAGAAGGGAAGAGGGCTGCTCGAGCAGAAGCGGACCATTCTTCTGATGGAGCTGACCGGGCGTATCCGCGAGGCGCGCGAGCTCCAGGAGAGCCTGGAGAGGGTCTTCGCGGACGCTTACTTCAGCCTGCAGATGGCGGGGCTGTCGCTTGGAATAGACAACGTGGAGGAGCTGGCGTACTCCGCGCCCGAGTCGGACGACTTCAAGATACGGCTTCGTTCCGTCATGGGAGTGGAGATCCCGCGGGTCGACCCTGTGGACAGGCCGCCGGAGCTCTGCTACTCGTTTCTAGGCACGTCGGGGGTGCTTGACGCGGCATACAGCAGGGCACGGGAGGTCCTGTCGCTGATCGCGCGGCTGGCGGAGGTGGAGACGTCCGTCTACAGGCTGGCGACGCAGATCCGGCGCACTCTTCGCCGGGTCAACGCGCTGGAGAAGGTCGTGGTCCCGACGCAGAGGGCGGCTCTTGCGTGGATCGCAAGCGTGCTGGAGGAGAACGACCGAGAGGACTTCATTCGCATGAAGATGGCGCGTGAAGGTCTTTCGGAGGGAGGTGCGGAGGGTTGA
- a CDS encoding ATPase, translating into MNLSTVLIELLDASDEAAAGVEAARRKASEMLRESRERLAADRETRLTAARTQAKTIVESARQSAELEAAQIAEMGARGRAGMKERFAQSAPEIVRSLTLEVAARYGGVKEE; encoded by the coding sequence TTGAACCTTAGTACTGTGTTGATCGAGCTGCTGGACGCCTCCGATGAGGCGGCCGCGGGGGTGGAGGCGGCAAGGCGCAAGGCGTCGGAGATGCTGCGCGAGTCCCGCGAGCGGCTGGCGGCAGACAGGGAGACCAGGCTGACCGCGGCCAGGACCCAGGCCAAGACGATCGTGGAGTCGGCACGCCAGTCGGCGGAGCTGGAGGCGGCGCAGATCGCGGAGATGGGTGCGCGCGGCCGAGCGGGGATGAAGGAGCGTTTCGCCCAGTCGGCGCCCGAGATCGTGAGGTCTCTGACCCTGGAGGTCGCTGCTCGCTACGGCGGCGTCAAGGAGGAGTAA